In Ipomoea triloba cultivar NCNSP0323 chromosome 15, ASM357664v1, one genomic interval encodes:
- the LOC116006669 gene encoding ATP-dependent zinc metalloprotease FTSH, chloroplastic, with product MASTTKSLLSSSFLGGTQIFTSPPTPKTTTKHLQFHSRRRFLAPQSLSKESKLDSFKGLSSKATLAALLFSSIAPQAIALDNATPAAPPTEIQAEIPQPTASNASPFSQNVVLNAPKPQAQPASDLPEGSQWRYSEFLNAVKKGKVERVRFSKDGSALQLTAVDGKRATVIVPNDPDLIDILAMNGVDISVSEGDGGNGLFSFIGNLLFPFLAFAGLFFLFRRAQGGPGGPGGLGGPMDFGRSKSKFQEVPETGVTFADVAGADQAKLELQEVVDFLKNPDKYTALGAKIPKGCLLVGPPGTGKTLLARAVAGEAGVPFFSCAASEFVELFVGVGASRVRDLFEKAKSKAPCIVFIDEIDAVGRQRGAGLGGGNDEREQTINQLLTEMDGFSGNSGVIVLAATNRPDVLDSALLRPGRFDRQVTVDRPDVAGRVRILQVHSRGKALAKDVDFEKIARRTPGFTGADLQNLMNEAAILAARRDLKEISKDEISDALERIIAGPEKKNAVVSDEKKKLVAYHEAGHALVGALMPEYDPVAKISIIPRGQAGGLTFFAPSEERLESGLYSRSYLENQMAVALGGRVAEEVIFGEDNVTTGASNDFMQVSRVARQMVERFGFSKKIGQIAIGGPGGNPFLGQQMSTQKDYSMATADVVDAEVRELVERAYSRAKQIITTHIDILHKLAQLLIEKETVDGEEFMSLFIDGKAELFVA from the exons ATGGCGTCCACAACCAAATCTCTGCTCTCCTCGAGTTTCTTGGGTGGAACGCAGATCTTCACTTCACCCCCAACCCCCAAAACCACCACCAAACACCTCCAATTCCACTCCAGGAGGAGATTTTTAGCCCCACAATCTCTCAGCAAGGAATCGAAGCTAGATAGCTTCAAGGGTCTTTCTTCAAAGGCCACTCTTGCTGCTCTTTTGTTCTCTTCTATTGCTCCACAAGCAATTGCGCTTGATAACGCTACCCCTGCTGCTCCGCCCACTGAAATTCAAGCGGAAATTCCCCAGCCCACTGCCTCTAATGCGTCGCCGTTTTCCCAAAATGTTGTCTTGAATGCCCCCAAACCCCAGGCCCAGCCCGCTTCGGACCTCCCTGAGGGGTCTCAGTGGCGGTACAGTGAGTTCTTGAATGCTGTGAAGAAGGGGAAGGTCGAGAGGGTTCGGTTTAGCAAAGATGGGAGTGCCCTCCAGCTCACCGCCGTGGACGGGAAGAGGGCCACGGTTATTGTGCCCAATGACCCGGATTTGATTGATATCTTGGCGATGAATGGGGTTGATATATCGGTTTCTGAGGGGGATGGTGGAAATGGGCTGTTCAGTTTTATTGGGAATTTGCttttccctttccttgcttTTGCCgggcttttctttcttttccggCGGGCTCAGGGAGGACCCGGCGGTCCGGGAGGGCTTGGTGGGCCCATGGATTTTGGCCGGTCCAAGTCCAAGTTCCAGGAGGTGCCAGAGACTGGGGTTACATTTGCTGATGTAGCCGGTGCTGATCAAGCCAAATTGGAATTGCAAGAAGTGGTAGATTTCTTGAAAAACCCTGATAAATATACTGCCCTGGGTGCCAAAATCCCTAAAGGGTGTCTTTTGGTTGGGCCACCTGGAACTGGGAAGACCCTTTTGGCTAGAGCAGTGGCTGGTGAGGCTGGGGTTCCATTCTTTTCTTGTGCTGCTTCAGAGTTTGTGGAGTTATTTGTGGGTGTTGGGGCTTCCAGAGTGAGGGATTTGTTTGAGAAGGCCAAGTCTAAAGCCCCCTGCATTGTGTTCATTGATGAGATTGATGCAGTGGGAAGGCAGAGAGGAGCAGGGCTTGGGGGTGGAAATGATGAAAGAGAGCAGACTATTAATCAGCTCTTGACTGAAATGGATGGGTTCTCTGGCAATTCAGGGGTCATAGTTTTGGCAGCAACTAACAGGCCTGATGTTCTTGATTCGGCATTGCTGAGGCCCGGTAGGTTCGATAGGCAGGTCACGGTTGACAGACCTGATGTTGCTGGTAGAGTGAGGATCCTTCAG GTGCATTCGAGAGGAAAGGCTCTTGCGAAGGATGTGGACTTTGAGAAAATTGCTAGGAGAACACCGGGTTTTACTGGTGCTGATTTGCAAAATTTGATGAATGAAGCAGCCATCCTTGCAGCTAGGCGTGACCTTAAGGAAATAAGCAAAGACGAGATCTCTGATGCGTTAGAAAGAATAATCGCTGGCCCAGAGAAGAAAAATGCTGTTGTGTCGGATGAGAAGAAAAAATTGGTTGCTTACCATG AGGCTGGGCATGCTTTAGTCGGAGCACTTATGCCTGAGTATGATCCTGTTGCCAAGATCTCCATCATTCCCCGTGGCCAAGCTGGTGGTCTTACCTTCTTTGCTCCAAGTGAAGAAAGACTCGAGTCGGGGCTATACAGTAGAAGTTACTTGGAGAATCAGATGGCTGTTGCCTTAGGTGGAAG GGTTGCTGAAGAGGTTATCTTTGGAGAAGACAACGTAACAACCGGTGCCTCAAATGACTTCATGCAAGTTTCGCGGGTGGCAAGACAAATGGTCGAGAGGTTTGGCTTCAGTAAGAAGATCGGACAAATAGCCATCGGTGGACCTGGAGGAAACCCGTTCTTAGGTCAACAG ATGTCGACCCAGAAAGACTACTCCATGGCAACTGCTGATGTGGTTGACGCGGAGGTGAGAGAGCTGGTGGAAAGGGCATACTCAAGGGCAAAGCAGATCATTACAACTCATATTGACATCCTACACAAGCTTGCTCAACTGCTAATCGAAAAGGAAACTGTTGATGGTGAAGAGTTCATGAGCCTCTTCATAGATGGAAAGGCTGAGCTATTTGTTGCTTAA